The Micavibrio sp. TMED2 genome includes a window with the following:
- a CDS encoding tRNA glutamyl-Q(34) synthetase GluQRS has product MPVTADQPRLRFAPSPSGRLHMGHAYSALFTWGEAARLGGEVLLRIEDIDHTRCRPEHVDGIRQDLAWLGLTWPEPVRIQSEHLSEYAAMLERLKAMGVVYPCFCTRAEIRAEIERSANAPHGPEGALYPGTCRGLGKAEIAEHIAAGRHPAWRLDLGAALARIGDRKRLLWHDLGCGDVTGEPEQLGDAVLARKDIATSYHLAVVHDDALQSITHVTRGKDLFHATHLHVLLQALLDLPRPVYHHHDLITDEQGVRLATRDNARTLEAMREAGVTADEIRQRLQAGRVAPETR; this is encoded by the coding sequence ATGCCTGTTACCGCTGACCAGCCGAGACTGCGCTTTGCCCCCAGCCCGAGCGGGCGGCTGCATATGGGCCATGCCTATTCCGCCCTGTTCACCTGGGGCGAGGCGGCGCGGCTGGGCGGCGAGGTTCTGTTGCGGATCGAGGATATCGACCATACCCGCTGTCGCCCGGAGCATGTGGACGGGATCAGGCAAGACCTCGCATGGCTTGGCCTCACATGGCCGGAGCCGGTACGCATTCAGTCCGAGCACCTGAGCGAGTACGCCGCGATGCTGGAGCGGTTGAAGGCCATGGGTGTGGTCTATCCCTGCTTTTGCACGCGAGCGGAAATCCGCGCGGAGATCGAGCGCAGCGCCAATGCCCCGCACGGCCCCGAAGGCGCGCTTTATCCCGGCACCTGTCGGGGATTGGGCAAGGCGGAAATTGCCGAACACATCGCCGCCGGTCGACACCCCGCCTGGCGGCTCGATCTGGGCGCGGCACTGGCCCGGATCGGTGACCGAAAACGCCTGCTCTGGCATGACCTCGGCTGCGGTGATGTGACGGGAGAACCGGAACAGCTCGGCGATGCGGTACTGGCGCGCAAGGATATCGCCACCAGCTATCACCTCGCCGTGGTGCATGATGATGCCCTACAGAGCATTACCCATGTGACCCGTGGCAAGGATCTGTTCCACGCCACCCACCTGCATGTGCTGCTGCAGGCGCTGCTCGACCTGCCGCGACCGGTCTATCACCATCATGATCTGATAACCGATGAACAGGGTGTCAGGCTCGCCACCCGTGACAACGCCCGTACCCTTGAGGCCATGCGTGAGGCCGGGGTAACGGCGGACGAGATCAGGCAACGACTTCAAGCAGGCCGTGTCGCGCCAGAAACTCGATAA
- a CDS encoding NAD synthetase has protein sequence MSGTDTITLAAEQASAGHADRLTPRRQIIARLVRQVPAMISLIVLILITATCFAAPWFEHWLGTTAEAQNLFGRFQPPSAAHWLGTDSLGRDVFLRLLYGGQVSLIVGLTTAGFAAVIGTFIGLIAGFYRGIVDSLLMRLTDIVIALPLLPLLIVLAAVDLTKLGLSTDAAYAETTALYRIVVIIALVGWTTVARLVRASTLTVRTRPYVTAATALGVRDAAILRRHILPNVVSPVIISTTLSIGTVILLESVLSFLGLGIQPPVPSWGNMLTNAQALIWNAPWLAIYPGLAIFITVIAFNLLGDGLQQALNPKSANRRT, from the coding sequence ATGAGCGGCACCGACACCATCACCCTCGCCGCCGAACAGGCAAGCGCCGGTCATGCAGACCGGCTGACGCCGCGCCGCCAGATCATTGCCCGGCTGGTGCGTCAGGTACCGGCCATGATCAGCCTGATCGTGCTAATCCTGATCACCGCCACCTGCTTTGCCGCCCCGTGGTTCGAGCACTGGCTCGGCACCACGGCAGAAGCACAGAACCTGTTCGGTCGGTTTCAGCCACCCTCGGCGGCACATTGGCTCGGCACCGACAGTTTGGGCCGCGATGTGTTTCTGCGCCTGCTCTATGGCGGGCAGGTATCGCTCATCGTCGGCCTGACCACTGCCGGGTTTGCCGCCGTAATCGGTACCTTTATCGGCCTGATTGCCGGGTTCTATCGTGGGATTGTCGACAGCCTGCTGATGCGCCTGACCGACATCGTCATCGCGCTGCCGCTGCTGCCACTGCTGATCGTGCTGGCAGCGGTTGACCTGACCAAGCTGGGGTTGAGCACCGATGCCGCCTATGCCGAAACCACGGCGCTATATCGGATCGTGGTGATTATCGCGCTGGTCGGCTGGACCACCGTTGCGCGTCTGGTCCGGGCCAGCACCCTGACCGTACGCACCCGCCCCTATGTCACGGCGGCCACCGCCCTCGGGGTCAGGGATGCAGCCATCCTGCGCCGTCATATCCTGCCCAATGTGGTCTCGCCGGTGATTATCTCGACCACCCTGTCGATCGGCACGGTGATCCTGCTCGAAAGCGTGCTCAGCTTCCTCGGCCTCGGCATCCAGCCACCGGTACCGAGCTGGGGCAATATGCTGACCAATGCCCAGGCGCTGATCTGGAACGCCCCCTGGCTTGCCATTTATCCGGGACTGGCCATCTTCATTACAGTCATTGCCTTCAACCTGCTCGGCGACGGGCTGCAACAGGCACTGAACCCGAAATCAGCGAACCGCAGGACATGA
- a CDS encoding acyl-CoA dehydrogenase, whose protein sequence is MIPYHAPINDMTHILKDIIGLERLSSLPGFDMVDDDLVDAVLDQAGKLATDILAPLNTVGDHEGSVLENGVVRTPKGFKQAYDHYVEGGWNSLPFTPDYGGQGMPWALAFPVQEMWQSANMSFGLCPLLNQGAVDLITEHGSTEQKDLYLEKMITGEWTGSMNLTEPQAGSDVGAVRTKATPNGDHYLIKGNKIWITYGEHDWTDNIIHLVLARLPDAPAGSKGISLFIVPKFLVNADGSLGERNDLRCTALEHKLGIHASPTCYMTYGDNEGAIGYLVGEPNKGLSYMFTMMNNARMSVGLQGVSIAERAYQQAVSYARERVQSKALTGSDGPVTIINHADVRRMLLDARAKIEAGRGLSYLAATYMDEANASQDGALKAASNAMAELLTPVVKAWCTDMAQDVTGTCVQVHGGMGFCEETGIAQHYRDARILTIYEGTNGIQSNDLVFRKVLRDGGKTMTGFIAEMRDTADALAAKPGDDATAIADNLKAGLDHLETATGWILENGKEPEAIAAGAVAYCKLFGLVTGGYVLARSALFGLDAMSQPGGANGRADFFDAKLVTAVYFAQNVLSQTGGLVTSIRDGHRAINSFAEAAF, encoded by the coding sequence ATGATCCCCTATCATGCCCCGATCAACGACATGACCCATATCCTCAAGGACATTATCGGCCTTGAGCGCCTGTCATCCCTGCCGGGTTTTGACATGGTGGACGATGATCTGGTCGATGCGGTTCTGGATCAGGCCGGCAAGCTGGCAACCGACATACTGGCCCCGCTCAATACGGTCGGCGATCATGAGGGCAGCGTGCTGGAAAACGGTGTGGTCCGCACCCCCAAGGGGTTCAAGCAAGCCTATGACCATTATGTCGAGGGCGGCTGGAATTCCCTGCCCTTCACCCCGGATTACGGCGGTCAGGGCATGCCCTGGGCGCTCGCCTTCCCGGTACAGGAGATGTGGCAGTCGGCAAACATGTCCTTCGGCCTCTGCCCGCTGCTCAATCAGGGCGCGGTCGATCTGATTACCGAGCACGGCTCGACGGAACAGAAAGACCTCTATCTGGAGAAGATGATTACCGGCGAGTGGACCGGCTCCATGAATCTGACCGAACCTCAGGCCGGTTCCGATGTGGGCGCGGTACGCACCAAGGCAACGCCGAACGGTGACCACTACCTGATCAAGGGCAACAAGATCTGGATCACCTATGGTGAGCATGACTGGACCGACAACATCATCCATCTGGTTCTCGCCCGCCTGCCCGATGCACCGGCGGGATCGAAAGGCATCTCCCTGTTCATCGTGCCGAAGTTTCTGGTCAATGCGGATGGCAGCCTCGGTGAGCGCAATGATCTGCGCTGTACCGCACTGGAGCATAAGCTCGGCATCCATGCCTCGCCCACCTGCTACATGACCTATGGCGATAATGAGGGCGCGATCGGCTACCTCGTCGGGGAACCGAACAAGGGCCTCAGCTATATGTTCACCATGATGAACAACGCCCGCATGTCGGTCGGCTTGCAGGGCGTGTCGATTGCCGAGCGCGCCTATCAGCAGGCGGTATCCTATGCCCGTGAGCGGGTGCAGTCGAAGGCGCTGACCGGCAGTGACGGCCCGGTTACCATCATCAACCATGCCGATGTACGCCGGATGCTGCTCGACGCCCGCGCCAAGATCGAGGCCGGACGTGGCTTAAGCTACCTTGCCGCCACCTATATGGATGAGGCCAATGCCAGCCAGGATGGCGCGCTGAAGGCCGCATCAAACGCCATGGCGGAACTGCTGACCCCGGTGGTCAAGGCATGGTGTACGGATATGGCACAGGACGTCACCGGCACTTGTGTTCAGGTCCATGGCGGCATGGGTTTCTGTGAGGAAACCGGTATCGCCCAACATTACCGCGACGCACGTATCCTGACCATTTACGAGGGCACCAACGGCATCCAGTCCAATGACCTCGTCTTCCGCAAGGTTCTGCGTGATGGCGGCAAGACCATGACCGGCTTCATCGCCGAAATGCGCGATACCGCCGATGCGCTGGCAGCGAAACCCGGTGATGATGCCACGGCCATTGCCGACAACCTCAAGGCCGGCCTCGACCATCTGGAAACCGCAACCGGCTGGATACTGGAGAACGGCAAGGAGCCGGAGGCAATCGCCGCCGGTGCCGTCGCCTATTGCAAGCTGTTCGGCCTCGTTACCGGTGGCTATGTGCTCGCCCGTTCCGCCCTGTTCGGCCTCGACGCCATGAGCCAGCCGGGTGGTGCCAATGGCCGCGCCGACTTCTTCGATGCCAAGCTGGTCACGGCAGTGTACTTCGCACAGAACGTGTTGAGCCAGACCGGCGGCCTCGTCACCAGCATCCGCGACGGCCACCGCGCCATCAACAGCTTCGCCGAAGCGGCCTTCTGA
- a CDS encoding electron transfer flavoprotein subunit beta: protein MKVLVPVKRVVDYNVKIRVKADGSGVETANVKMSMNPFDEIAVEEAVRLKEAGKVEEVVAVSLGVQQSQETIRTALAMGADRGILVQTDDVLEPLAVAKGLKALVDKEQPNLVILGKQAIDDDSNQTGQMLAALLGWGQATFASKVELGDGTAKVTREIDGGLQTVEVKLPAIITTDLRLNEPRYASLPNIMKAKKKPLETMTPADLGIDTAPRLKTLKVEEPAKRQGGGKVASVEELVEKLKNEAKVIG from the coding sequence ATGAAGGTGCTCGTCCCCGTCAAGCGGGTCGTTGACTACAATGTCAAAATTCGCGTGAAAGCCGATGGCAGCGGTGTTGAAACCGCCAATGTCAAAATGTCGATGAATCCCTTTGACGAAATCGCCGTCGAAGAGGCCGTCCGCCTGAAAGAAGCCGGCAAAGTCGAGGAAGTCGTCGCGGTCAGCCTCGGCGTCCAGCAATCTCAGGAAACCATTCGCACCGCCCTTGCCATGGGTGCCGATCGCGGCATTCTGGTCCAGACCGATGATGTGCTCGAGCCACTCGCCGTCGCCAAGGGGCTGAAGGCACTGGTCGACAAGGAACAGCCAAACCTCGTGATCCTCGGCAAACAGGCGATTGATGACGACAGCAACCAGACCGGTCAGATGCTGGCAGCCCTGCTCGGCTGGGGTCAGGCCACCTTTGCCTCCAAGGTTGAGCTCGGCGATGGCACTGCCAAGGTCACCCGCGAAATCGATGGTGGTTTGCAGACCGTTGAGGTCAAATTACCAGCGATCATCACTACCGATCTGCGCCTGAACGAACCACGCTATGCATCACTGCCGAATATCATGAAGGCGAAGAAAAAGCCGCTTGAGACCATGACACCGGCCGATCTCGGCATCGACACGGCACCGCGTCTGAAAACCCTCAAGGTTGAAGAACCCGCCAAACGTCAGGGCGGTGGCAAGGTCGCCAGCGTTGAGGAACTGGTTGAGAAACTGAAAAACGAAGCAAAGGTGATCGGATAA
- a CDS encoding 5-aminolevulinic acid synthase, translating to MNYEQFFRDDIGALKDEGRYRVFADLRRHAGHFPKATYRDEAGAEREVTIWCSNDYLGMGQHPTVLNAMKQAIDEAGAGAGGTRNISGTTRYHNMLESELADLHGKEDALIFTSGYISNEATLSTLGRNLPNCIIFSDANNHASMIQGIRGSGAEKHIFRHNDLAHLEQLLKAADPNRPKIIAFESVYSMDGDIAPIAEICDLADKYNAMTYLDEVHAVGMYGPRGGGIAEREGLMDRLTVIEGTLGKAFGVMGGYIAASAALCDFIRSHASSFIFTTALPPALAAGALASIRHLKTSQLERARHQKQAATLKKMLIDADLPVMSCSETHIVPLMVGDPKLCKRVTDELMDRFNIYVQPINYPTVPRGTERIRITPTPLHTVEMMEYLRDSLVALWDRCPVYHEMHTALAAQ from the coding sequence ATGAATTACGAGCAGTTTTTCCGCGACGACATCGGCGCGCTTAAAGACGAAGGCCGATATCGCGTATTCGCCGATCTGCGCCGTCACGCCGGGCATTTCCCGAAAGCGACATACCGTGATGAAGCAGGTGCCGAGCGCGAAGTCACGATCTGGTGCTCGAATGACTATCTCGGTATGGGCCAGCACCCGACCGTCCTGAACGCCATGAAACAGGCCATTGATGAGGCTGGCGCCGGTGCCGGTGGTACCCGCAACATCAGCGGCACCACCCGCTATCACAACATGCTGGAAAGCGAGCTTGCCGACCTCCATGGCAAGGAAGATGCCCTGATCTTTACCTCCGGCTATATTTCCAACGAGGCAACCCTGTCGACCCTCGGTCGCAATCTGCCGAACTGCATCATCTTCTCCGACGCCAACAACCATGCCTCGATGATCCAGGGCATCCGCGGTTCCGGTGCCGAGAAACACATCTTCCGTCACAACGATCTGGCACATCTGGAGCAACTCCTGAAAGCTGCCGATCCAAACCGTCCGAAAATCATCGCTTTTGAGAGCGTCTATTCAATGGATGGCGACATTGCGCCAATCGCCGAGATTTGTGATCTGGCCGACAAGTACAATGCCATGACCTATCTGGACGAGGTTCATGCGGTTGGCATGTATGGTCCGCGCGGTGGCGGTATCGCCGAGCGTGAAGGCCTGATGGATCGCCTGACCGTCATTGAGGGTACGCTGGGCAAGGCATTCGGCGTCATGGGTGGCTATATCGCCGCCTCTGCCGCGCTCTGTGACTTCATTCGCAGCCATGCCTCCAGCTTTATCTTCACCACCGCCCTGCCCCCGGCTCTTGCTGCAGGTGCGCTGGCCTCGATCCGTCACCTGAAGACCTCGCAGCTTGAGCGTGCGCGGCATCAGAAACAGGCGGCGACGCTGAAGAAAATGCTGATCGACGCCGATCTGCCGGTGATGAGCTGCTCCGAAACCCATATCGTCCCGCTCATGGTTGGCGATCCGAAGCTGTGCAAGCGCGTGACCGATGAGTTGATGGACCGCTTCAACATCTATGTGCAGCCGATCAACTATCCGACCGTGCCACGCGGTACCGAGCGTATCCGCATTACGCCGACCCCGCTGCATACGGTTGAGATGATGGAATATCTGCGCGACAGCCTCGTGGCCCTCTGGGATCGCTGCCCGGTCTATCACGAGATGCACACCGCCCTCGCCGCACAGTAA
- a CDS encoding peptidase M20, whose translation MPVNNRIADFHDEMTEWRRDIHAHPELGFEEVRTAKIVADKLAEWGIEVHTGVAKTGVVGVLHGNGDKRGQDHAIALRADMDALPMTEETGAAHASTTPGKFHGCGHDGHTTMLLGAAKYLAETRNFDGTVYFIFQPAEEGHGGGRLMVQEKLFDKFPAKSVWGMHNWPEVPLGQAAIMAGPMMAAADRFDIEIEGKGTHAAMPHFGIDPVLIGAQIVTMLQSLVSRRTDPLKQAVISTTMFHSGEAFNVIPRMAKLGGTVRTFDPEIRDMIEAEMTTIAESVGKAMGAEVRVRYGRGYPPTINSVDEAEFAAQVAGNLLGSENVLRDMDPCMGAEDFSYMLQERPGCYIWMGQGDDEHQAMVHNTQYDFNDRILPIGASYWAQLVETALPRAG comes from the coding sequence ATGCCCGTCAATAACCGCATTGCCGACTTCCACGATGAAATGACCGAATGGCGTCGTGACATCCATGCCCATCCCGAACTGGGGTTCGAGGAGGTCCGCACCGCGAAGATCGTGGCGGACAAGCTGGCCGAATGGGGCATTGAGGTCCATACCGGTGTCGCCAAAACCGGCGTTGTCGGTGTGCTGCACGGCAATGGCGACAAGCGCGGGCAGGACCATGCCATCGCACTGCGCGCCGATATGGACGCGCTGCCGATGACCGAGGAAACCGGTGCTGCCCATGCCTCGACCACACCGGGCAAGTTCCATGGTTGTGGCCATGACGGGCACACCACCATGCTGCTGGGGGCCGCGAAATATCTCGCCGAAACCCGTAATTTCGACGGTACGGTCTATTTCATCTTCCAGCCCGCTGAGGAAGGCCATGGGGGCGGTCGACTGATGGTTCAGGAAAAACTGTTCGACAAGTTCCCGGCCAAGTCGGTCTGGGGGATGCACAACTGGCCGGAAGTGCCGTTGGGTCAGGCGGCGATCATGGCCGGGCCGATGATGGCCGCTGCCGACCGCTTCGACATCGAGATCGAGGGCAAGGGCACCCATGCGGCCATGCCCCATTTCGGCATCGACCCGGTGCTGATCGGCGCGCAGATCGTGACCATGCTGCAATCACTGGTCAGCCGCCGCACCGATCCGCTGAAACAGGCGGTTATCTCCACCACGATGTTCCATTCCGGCGAGGCGTTCAACGTCATCCCGCGTATGGCCAAACTCGGCGGTACCGTGCGTACCTTCGATCCGGAAATCCGCGACATGATCGAGGCCGAGATGACCACAATCGCCGAGAGTGTCGGCAAGGCCATGGGAGCCGAGGTGCGGGTCAGGTACGGTCGCGGCTATCCGCCGACCATCAATAGCGTGGATGAAGCAGAATTTGCGGCTCAGGTCGCCGGTAATCTGCTCGGGTCGGAGAATGTCCTGCGCGACATGGACCCTTGTATGGGTGCGGAGGATTTCTCCTATATGCTGCAGGAGCGTCCGGGCTGTTATATCTGGATGGGGCAGGGTGATGATGAGCATCAGGCGATGGTTCACAATACCCAGTACGACTTCAACGACCGCATCCTGCCGATCGGTGCATCATACTGGGCGCAGCTGGTCGAAACCGCTCTGCCGCGTGCAGGCTGA
- a CDS encoding diguanylate cyclase — protein MLTFLTRRLIGALIVLLLMSVIVFGLIGLMPGDPVDMLVSMDPSVSSAEVDRLRERYGLDQPLYIRYGNWLSAAIQGEFGYSRLYGRPVLEIIGGAIANSFYLLMPAFLLAIIIALPLGILAAVRANRFTDYSISLISFAGISVPPFWLALMMILIVSVNWQLLPAGGIESLGATDLPGWFDRLKHLILPTICLTLLSLGGYIRFIRGAMLDVLDEDHLRVARAKGLRESRVIWRHALPNAAPTIITIVALNFGGLFSGALITEAMFAYPGLGQTIYGAIEGNDYNLALVGLLLATAMILIANLIADLLYAAVDPRISYQDGT, from the coding sequence ATGCTGACCTTCCTCACCCGCCGCCTGATCGGCGCGCTTATCGTCCTCTTGCTTATGTCGGTCATCGTCTTCGGCCTGATCGGGCTGATGCCGGGCGATCCGGTGGATATGCTGGTCAGCATGGACCCGAGCGTTTCCTCGGCAGAGGTGGATCGCCTGCGTGAACGATACGGTCTCGATCAGCCGCTATATATACGCTACGGCAACTGGCTCAGCGCCGCGATACAGGGAGAGTTCGGGTACAGCCGCCTCTATGGCCGCCCGGTGTTGGAGATTATCGGCGGTGCGATTGCCAATTCCTTCTACCTGCTGATGCCCGCCTTCCTGCTCGCCATCATAATTGCCCTGCCGCTCGGCATACTGGCAGCGGTCAGGGCCAACCGCTTCACCGATTACAGCATCAGCCTCATCAGCTTCGCCGGTATCTCGGTGCCGCCCTTCTGGCTGGCGCTGATGATGATCCTGATCGTCTCCGTGAACTGGCAACTGCTGCCTGCCGGGGGGATAGAAAGCCTCGGTGCCACCGATCTGCCCGGCTGGTTTGACCGGCTGAAACACCTGATCCTGCCGACCATCTGCCTGACCCTGCTCAGCCTTGGTGGCTATATCCGGTTTATTCGCGGGGCGATGCTCGATGTGCTTGATGAGGATCATCTCCGGGTCGCCCGCGCCAAGGGTTTGCGCGAAAGCCGGGTGATCTGGCGGCACGCCCTGCCCAATGCCGCACCAACCATCATCACCATTGTGGCACTCAATTTCGGCGGGCTGTTTTCCGGCGCGCTGATTACCGAGGCGATGTTTGCCTATCCCGGCCTCGGCCAGACCATCTATGGCGCGATTGAGGGCAATGACTACAATCTGGCGCTGGTCGGCTTGCTGCTGGCCACCGCCATGATCCTGATCGCCAATCTGATCGCCGACCTGCTCTATGCCGCTGTCGATCCCCGCATTTCCTATCAGGACGGCACATGA
- a CDS encoding glyoxalase/bleomycin resistance/extradiol dioxygenase family protein produces MSQQNPPAELPPRDRCINYVEFVVGDIARSKQFYGDVFGWGFTDYGPDYCEFSDGQMKGGFATGTPAPIGGALVVLYGDDLPALQQAITDAGGRIAREIFEFPGGRRFHFTDPDGYELAIWSA; encoded by the coding sequence ATGAGCCAACAGAACCCGCCAGCCGAATTGCCGCCGCGTGACCGCTGTATCAACTATGTGGAGTTTGTTGTCGGCGATATTGCCCGCAGCAAACAATTTTACGGTGATGTTTTCGGCTGGGGCTTTACCGACTACGGCCCCGACTATTGCGAGTTTTCAGACGGCCAGATGAAGGGCGGATTCGCCACTGGTACCCCCGCGCCAATCGGTGGCGCACTGGTTGTACTGTATGGCGACGACCTGCCCGCGCTGCAGCAGGCAATTACTGATGCCGGTGGCAGGATCGCCAGAGAGATATTCGAGTTTCCCGGCGGTCGCCGCTTTCACTTCACCGACCCGGATGGTTACGAACTGGCCATCTGGTCCGCCTGA
- a CDS encoding peptide ABC transporter, with product MLFRHRFPVIALLVMLFAALTGQHANARQLTIGISQFPSNFHPMIDSTLARTYVLGFGQRPITVYDADWELTCLLCTELPTIENGRAVLEERENGEMGMAITYTLPEEAKWGDGTRMTTEDVVFTWEVGRHPDSGVTNFEFFQNDILDITVVDDHTFTLHMDKVTCEFASISGFTILPAHLERGTFEGDPSAYQERTLYDTDTTNPGLYYGPYRITRVDQGSSVVLEPNEYWWGKKPAFERIIVRTVTNTAALSANLLSGGMDMIAGELGLALDEALAFEARAGNRFNFVYRPGLIYEHIDVNLDNPMLADKRVRQALLYGLDREQINQRLFDGRQPVAKSNVNPLDSVYYDGVRDYPFDPEQAAQLLEEAGWFPAAGDGIRRNQDGEALRVTLQTTAGNTTRELVQQVIQQQWKALGINVVIDNQPARVFFGETVRKRQFPALAMFAWISSPRSIPRTTLHSEMIPSPENNWAGQNSTGYRNAKMDELLEEMEDTCEPAANQALWNQVQEIYAEDLPALPLYFRANAYILPKWLTGLRPTGHQFPSTYWVEEWQAE from the coding sequence ATGCTTTTTCGCCACCGTTTTCCGGTCATCGCCCTGCTGGTCATGCTGTTCGCCGCCCTTACCGGCCAGCACGCCAATGCCCGACAACTGACCATCGGCATCAGCCAGTTTCCGTCCAATTTTCACCCGATGATCGACAGCACTCTGGCCCGGACCTATGTGCTCGGTTTCGGACAGCGGCCGATCACGGTCTATGATGCCGACTGGGAACTGACCTGCCTGCTCTGTACCGAACTGCCGACCATCGAGAATGGCCGCGCGGTACTGGAAGAGCGTGAGAACGGCGAGATGGGTATGGCCATCACCTACACCCTGCCGGAAGAGGCAAAATGGGGCGATGGCACGCGGATGACCACCGAGGATGTTGTCTTCACCTGGGAAGTGGGTCGCCATCCCGACAGCGGCGTGACCAATTTCGAGTTCTTCCAGAACGACATTCTCGACATCACCGTGGTCGATGACCACACCTTCACCCTGCATATGGACAAGGTGACCTGCGAATTTGCCTCGATCAGCGGCTTTACCATCCTGCCCGCCCATCTGGAGCGCGGCACCTTCGAGGGTGATCCCTCCGCCTATCAGGAACGCACCCTCTACGATACCGACACCACCAATCCCGGCCTGTATTACGGCCCGTACCGGATTACCCGCGTGGATCAGGGCAGTTCGGTCGTGCTCGAGCCAAACGAATACTGGTGGGGCAAAAAACCGGCCTTTGAGCGGATCATTGTCCGCACGGTCACCAATACCGCCGCCCTCTCGGCCAACCTGCTCTCCGGCGGCATGGACATGATTGCCGGTGAACTTGGCCTCGCCCTAGATGAGGCGCTGGCCTTTGAGGCACGGGCCGGCAACCGGTTCAACTTCGTCTATCGCCCCGGGCTGATCTACGAACATATCGACGTCAATCTCGACAACCCGATGCTGGCCGACAAGCGGGTGCGTCAGGCGCTGCTCTATGGCCTTGACCGGGAACAGATCAACCAGCGCCTGTTCGACGGTCGCCAGCCGGTCGCCAAATCCAACGTCAATCCGCTCGACAGCGTCTATTATGACGGGGTGAGGGACTATCCCTTCGACCCGGAACAGGCAGCACAGTTGCTCGAGGAAGCAGGCTGGTTCCCGGCAGCAGGCGACGGCATCCGCCGCAATCAGGATGGCGAGGCCCTGCGCGTCACGTTGCAGACCACGGCGGGCAATACCACCCGTGAGCTGGTCCAGCAGGTAATCCAGCAGCAGTGGAAGGCGCTCGGCATCAATGTGGTGATCGATAACCAGCCCGCCCGCGTATTCTTCGGCGAAACCGTGCGCAAGCGGCAGTTCCCGGCGCTCGCAATGTTCGCGTGGATTTCCTCACCACGCAGCATCCCGCGTACCACCCTGCATTCGGAGATGATCCCCAGCCCGGAGAACAACTGGGCCGGGCAGAACAGCACCGGCTACCGGAATGCCAAGATGGATGAGCTTCTGGAGGAGATGGAGGACACCTGCGAACCGGCGGCCAATCAGGCGCTGTGGAATCAGGTGCAGGAAATCTATGCCGAGGATCTGCCCGCCCTGCCGCTCTATTTCCGCGCCAATGCCTATATCCTGCCGAAATGGCTCACGGGCCTGCGCCCCACCGGTCACCAGTTCCCATCGACCTATTGGGTTGAGGAATGGCAGGCGGAATAG